Proteins co-encoded in one Thermochromatium tepidum ATCC 43061 genomic window:
- the mreC gene encoding rod shape-determining protein MreC, translating to MFNPGPSLNARVILAILMALGLLVADHRQHHLELLRTALSLLTYPLQLAADRPSQLFREARERLASQDRLRDENSELHRENLLLKARLQQFEALEAENARLRELLGSSLDVGERVLIAEIMAVELAPYRQQVLLNKGTNAGVFVGQPVLDANAVMGQVIRVNPFSSVVLLITDSDHALPVEVNRNGLRTIAAGTGPNHDLELLYIPKNADIQVGDLLVTSGMDGRFPPGYPVARVKTVRQDPDNPFTTVLAEPTARLDRSREVLLVWNLNETSRLQALTAEALKPKNMAP from the coding sequence CTGTTCAATCCAGGTCCGTCACTCAATGCCCGCGTCATCCTGGCGATTCTGATGGCATTAGGGTTGTTGGTGGCCGATCATCGTCAGCATCATCTCGAATTGCTGCGCACGGCACTCTCACTCCTGACCTATCCGCTGCAGCTAGCCGCTGATCGCCCCAGTCAGCTCTTCCGTGAGGCGCGCGAACGTCTCGCCAGCCAGGACAGGCTGCGTGACGAAAACTCCGAGTTGCATCGCGAGAACCTATTGCTCAAGGCGCGACTCCAGCAGTTCGAGGCCCTGGAGGCCGAGAACGCGAGGCTGCGCGAGCTCCTCGGCTCCTCGCTCGACGTCGGCGAACGGGTGCTGATCGCCGAGATCATGGCCGTCGAACTCGCGCCCTATCGTCAGCAGGTCTTGCTCAACAAGGGGACCAACGCCGGGGTCTTCGTTGGTCAGCCGGTGCTCGACGCCAATGCCGTGATGGGACAGGTCATCCGCGTCAATCCCTTCTCCTCGGTGGTACTCCTGATCACCGACTCGGATCACGCCCTGCCGGTCGAGGTCAACCGCAACGGACTGCGCACCATCGCCGCTGGCACCGGGCCGAATCATGATCTGGAGCTGCTCTACATCCCCAAGAACGCCGACATCCAGGTCGGTGACCTGCTGGTGACATCGGGCATGGACGGGCGTTTTCCCCCCGGTTATCCGGTGGCGCGGGTCAAGACCGTGCGTCAGGATCCGGACAACCCCTTCACCACCGTCCTGGCCGAGCCCACAGCCCGACTCGATCGCAGCCGCGAAGTCCTCCTGGTCTGGAATCTGAATGAGACCTCGCGCCTGCAGGCCCTGACCGCCGAGGCACTCAAACCCAAAAACATGGCGCCGTGA
- the mreD gene encoding rod shape-determining protein MreD — protein sequence MKIIKKRSGKPSYRPHQPFWPIMLSFILAMYLTILPVSDWPWDYRPPWSALVVLFWCFATPRQVGIFTAFLVGLLLDVLTGALLGQHALTLSVTAYLALVLRPRIRIFPQWQQAFFVALILLAERLLTLWIIAATGQPIPALTYWISALVGLAFWPIMAWLLVPFERRLEMS from the coding sequence GTGAAGATCATCAAGAAGCGTTCGGGCAAACCGTCCTACAGGCCTCATCAACCTTTCTGGCCGATCATGCTCTCATTCATCCTGGCGATGTATCTGACCATCCTGCCAGTGTCGGATTGGCCCTGGGACTATCGTCCCCCCTGGTCCGCCCTGGTCGTGCTCTTCTGGTGTTTCGCGACACCGCGCCAGGTCGGCATCTTCACCGCTTTCCTGGTTGGCCTGCTGCTCGACGTGCTCACAGGCGCCTTGCTCGGTCAGCACGCGCTGACCCTTTCGGTCACGGCCTATCTGGCCCTAGTGCTGCGCCCACGCATCCGGATCTTTCCGCAGTGGCAGCAGGCCTTCTTCGTGGCCCTGATCCTGCTGGCCGAACGCCTGCTGACGCTCTGGATCATCGCCGCGACCGGCCAGCCGATTCCGGCCCTGACTTACTGGATCTCGGCGTTGGTCGGCCTGGCCTTCTGGCCGATCATGGCCTGGCTGTTGGTGCCCTTCGAACGTCGTCTGGAGATGAGTTGA
- the mrdA gene encoding penicillin-binding protein 2 has translation MLESSLEDRRREQRLVRARAGVAAVFVVLGLSLILARLYHLQLELHDHFSVLSTENRVKIQPVPPNRGLIFDAKGVVLAENNPSFSLMITLEKVEDLTATIAELRRILSIEEVDLARFERLKRQRMRFQPVPIRLNLTPEEVARFAVDSYRFPGVEVQAELIRFYPKRELTAHVLGYVGRINDRELAHIDKGNYAGTNFIGKSGVELAHEDVLHGKVGYRQVEVNARGRILRTLESTPPAPGQDLYLYLDIGLQQAATEALGTHRGAIVAIDPRSGGVLALVSTPSFDPNLFVEGISQSDYNALLHSPDKPLYNRAIRGQYPPGSTVKPFVGLGGLSLGFVTPRSTTYCPGYFSLPGQKHRFRCWRRGGHGTVDLESAIVQSCDTYFYWLANQMGVDKLHAFLSEFGFGARTGVDVSGELPGLLPSREWKERVRKQSWYPGETLIMGIGQGYFLATPMQLAAAAAAIANKGRFIQPRLAYARRVPGADVATVFPTVARQIRISNPSDWDIIIEDMAKVIESPRGTAKHIRSNDYRIAGKTGTSQVFTIGQKERYDASKISERLRDHALFIAFAPVEDPRIAVAVMVENGGSGSGTAAPIARRVIDAYLGGRPLADASESKDDGD, from the coding sequence ATGCTTGAGAGCAGTCTGGAGGATCGCCGGCGCGAACAGCGCCTGGTCAGGGCGCGGGCTGGCGTCGCCGCAGTATTTGTCGTCCTCGGTCTGAGCCTGATCCTGGCACGGCTGTACCATCTTCAGCTGGAGCTTCACGACCACTTCAGCGTGCTCTCGACCGAGAACCGGGTCAAGATCCAGCCGGTGCCGCCCAACCGGGGGCTGATCTTCGACGCCAAGGGCGTGGTGCTGGCTGAAAACAACCCCTCCTTCTCGCTGATGATCACGCTCGAGAAGGTCGAGGATCTGACCGCCACCATTGCCGAGCTCAGACGGATCCTATCGATCGAGGAGGTGGATCTGGCCCGCTTCGAGCGGCTCAAACGTCAGCGCATGCGCTTTCAACCGGTCCCGATCCGTTTGAACCTCACCCCCGAGGAGGTCGCGCGCTTTGCCGTCGATAGCTACCGTTTTCCCGGGGTTGAGGTCCAGGCCGAGCTGATCCGGTTCTATCCAAAACGCGAGCTCACGGCCCATGTGCTCGGCTATGTCGGACGCATCAACGACCGCGAGCTCGCGCACATCGACAAGGGCAACTATGCCGGTACCAACTTCATCGGCAAAAGCGGGGTCGAGCTGGCCCACGAGGACGTGCTCCACGGCAAGGTCGGCTATCGCCAGGTCGAGGTCAATGCGCGTGGCCGCATCCTGCGCACGCTCGAGAGCACACCCCCGGCCCCGGGTCAGGATCTCTATCTCTATCTCGACATCGGGCTGCAACAGGCGGCCACCGAGGCGCTTGGCACGCATCGCGGCGCGATCGTGGCCATCGATCCGCGCAGCGGTGGCGTGCTGGCCCTGGTCAGCACCCCGAGCTTCGATCCCAACCTCTTCGTTGAGGGCATCAGCCAGAGCGATTACAACGCCCTGCTCCATTCGCCCGACAAACCGCTCTACAATCGCGCCATTCGTGGTCAGTATCCGCCCGGCTCGACGGTCAAGCCCTTCGTCGGACTCGGCGGCCTGTCGCTCGGCTTCGTGACGCCGCGCAGCACGACCTATTGTCCGGGATACTTCTCACTGCCGGGCCAAAAACACCGCTTCCGCTGCTGGCGGCGCGGCGGACACGGCACGGTCGACCTGGAGTCGGCCATCGTGCAGTCCTGTGACACCTATTTCTACTGGCTGGCCAACCAGATGGGGGTCGACAAACTGCATGCCTTCCTCTCGGAGTTCGGCTTTGGTGCGCGCACCGGCGTCGACGTCTCGGGCGAGCTGCCCGGATTGCTGCCCTCGCGTGAATGGAAGGAGCGGGTGCGCAAGCAGTCCTGGTATCCGGGTGAGACCCTCATCATGGGCATCGGTCAGGGCTATTTCCTGGCCACACCCATGCAGCTGGCGGCGGCGGCCGCCGCCATAGCCAACAAGGGACGCTTCATCCAGCCGCGACTGGCCTATGCGCGCCGGGTTCCGGGTGCCGACGTAGCGACCGTCTTCCCCACGGTGGCGCGCCAGATCCGCATCTCGAATCCGTCCGACTGGGACATCATCATCGAGGACATGGCGAAGGTCATTGAGAGTCCACGCGGAACTGCCAAACACATCCGTTCCAACGATTACCGCATCGCCGGCAAGACCGGCACCTCACAGGTCTTCACCATCGGCCAGAAGGAACGCTATGACGCCTCCAAGATCTCGGAACGTCTGCGCGATCATGCCCTCTTTATCGCCTTCGCCCCGGTCGAGGATCCGCGCATCGCTGTGGCCGTGATGGTGGAAAACGGCGGTTCAGGGAGCGGGACCGCCGCGCCGATCGCACGCCGGGTGATCGATGCCTATCTCGGCGGTAGGCCGCTGGCAGACGCGTCGGAGTCGAAGGACGATGGCGACTGA
- the rodA gene encoding rod shape-determining protein RodA, giving the protein MATDPLSSRAIWEIETTDEGWLRRRHIDAPLLTGLLALCGFGLMVLYSAGDKDWLMIERQLARLVVAFGLMLAIAQVPSSYFKRWSLGLYVFGVLMLVAVLLFGDIGKGARRWLDFGLVRFQPSELLKLAVPMTVAWVLSLRPLPPRLLGVLLASVLSLIPVGLIAKQPDLGTALLVLSAGVMVLFIAGLSWRMILGMALLVAAVMPLVWMHMHDYQRERVMTLLDPQSDPLGSGYHIIQSQIAIGSGGLSGKGWLNGTQSHLEFLPERHTDFIFAVIGEEFGFTGILALMALYLFIIGRGLMIAVRAQDNYERLLAGGLTLVFFIYLFVNTGMVTGLLPVVGVPLPLISYGGTSMVTLMAGFGILMSIETHRAKK; this is encoded by the coding sequence ATGGCGACTGATCCCCTGTCCTCACGGGCGATCTGGGAGATCGAGACCACGGACGAGGGTTGGTTGCGTCGGCGCCACATCGACGCCCCGCTCCTGACCGGACTGCTGGCACTGTGCGGATTCGGTCTCATGGTGCTCTACAGCGCCGGCGACAAGGACTGGTTGATGATCGAGCGCCAGCTGGCACGACTGGTCGTCGCCTTCGGCCTCATGCTGGCCATTGCCCAGGTGCCTTCCAGCTACTTCAAGCGCTGGTCGCTGGGGCTCTATGTATTCGGTGTTCTGATGCTGGTGGCCGTACTCCTCTTCGGAGACATCGGCAAGGGTGCTCGACGTTGGCTGGATTTCGGCCTGGTGCGTTTCCAACCCTCGGAGTTGCTCAAGCTCGCCGTGCCCATGACTGTGGCCTGGGTGCTGTCCCTGCGTCCGCTGCCGCCACGTCTGTTGGGCGTGCTGCTGGCGTCCGTCCTGAGCCTGATCCCGGTCGGGCTGATCGCCAAGCAGCCGGATCTGGGCACCGCCCTGCTGGTGCTGAGCGCGGGCGTCATGGTGCTCTTCATCGCCGGGTTGAGCTGGCGCATGATCCTCGGAATGGCGCTCTTGGTGGCTGCCGTGATGCCTCTGGTCTGGATGCACATGCACGATTATCAACGCGAGCGTGTCATGACGCTGCTCGACCCGCAGTCCGATCCATTGGGGAGTGGTTATCACATCATCCAGTCACAGATCGCCATCGGCTCGGGCGGGCTCTCGGGCAAGGGCTGGCTCAACGGCACCCAATCGCATCTGGAGTTCCTGCCCGAGCGCCACACCGACTTCATCTTCGCCGTCATCGGCGAAGAATTCGGCTTTACCGGCATCCTGGCGCTGATGGCACTCTATCTGTTCATCATCGGACGCGGACTCATGATCGCCGTGCGCGCCCAGGATAACTACGAGCGTCTGCTCGCCGGGGGGCTGACGCTGGTGTTCTTTATCTATCTGTTCGTCAACACGGGGATGGTCACCGGCCTGCTGCCGGTGGTCGGCGTGCCTCTGCCATTGATCAGCTATGGAGGCACCTCGATGGTGACACTCATGGCCGGTTTCGGGATACTGATGTCGATCGAGACCCATCGTGCCAAAAAATGA
- a CDS encoding septal ring lytic transglycosylase RlpA family protein, with translation MLVLTPISALLLLALTGCASRGELDDEAIARIPDAVPRFEPLARLGNPDSYVVFGRRYYIKKSARGYVERGLASWYGQPFHGRQTSSGETYDMYAMSAAHKTLPLPTYVRVTNLENGRSVVVRINDRGPFQDDRVIDLSYTAAVKLGMKNQGTARVEVRAIEPRRRFWGLLSFLADRAERSTDTN, from the coding sequence ATGCTCGTCCTAACCCCCATCAGCGCCCTCCTGCTGCTCGCGCTGACAGGCTGTGCCAGTCGGGGTGAACTCGACGACGAGGCGATCGCCCGCATCCCGGACGCGGTGCCGAGGTTCGAGCCACTGGCCAGGTTGGGCAACCCCGATTCCTATGTGGTCTTCGGACGGCGCTATTACATCAAGAAGTCCGCGCGCGGCTATGTCGAACGCGGGCTGGCCTCCTGGTATGGGCAGCCCTTCCATGGTCGCCAGACCAGTTCGGGCGAGACCTACGACATGTACGCCATGAGCGCGGCGCACAAGACGCTCCCTCTGCCGACCTATGTGCGCGTCACCAATCTCGAGAACGGACGCAGCGTCGTGGTAAGGATCAACGATCGCGGTCCCTTTCAAGATGATCGCGTCATCGACCTCTCTTATACGGCCGCCGTCAAGCTCGGGATGAAAAACCAGGGTACGGCGCGGGTCGAGGTACGGGCCATCGAACCCAGGCGACGCTTCTGGGGCCTTTTATCCTTCCTGGCCGATCGGGCCGAGCGATCGACCGACACCAACTGA
- a CDS encoding D-alanyl-D-alanine carboxypeptidase family protein — protein sequence MKSAIKRLLPWFLLLLNFGLPVGAQTTTPAPPELEARGYLLVDFHTGKALAELNADERVEPASLTKIMTAYTVFRELASGRISLSDRVTISERAWRTGGSKMFIEVGKQVSLEDLLKGMIIQSGNDASVALAEYVSGNVESFANLMNAHAKRLGMTNSHFTNPNGLPDPELYTTARDMARVAAALIREFPEYYAWYSTLEFTYNGITQQNRNPLLRRDPTADGIKTGYTKAAGYCLIGSAKRDDMRLISVVMGAPTPRARAEASLALLNYGFRTYESHKLYPVGQPIQNLRVWFGEQETLPAGPERDVVATIPRGQYAKLSARIEKTSDMNAPIARGERLGDIVVLMGEEEITRIPLIALQDLPKGGLWRQVKDSVLRMF from the coding sequence ATGAAATCAGCCATCAAGCGCCTGCTCCCGTGGTTCCTGTTGCTGCTCAACTTCGGCCTGCCCGTCGGCGCGCAAACGACCACGCCCGCCCCACCCGAGCTGGAGGCCCGGGGTTATCTACTGGTCGACTTCCATACAGGCAAGGCCCTAGCCGAGCTCAATGCCGATGAGCGGGTCGAGCCGGCGAGCCTGACCAAGATCATGACCGCCTATACGGTGTTTCGCGAACTGGCCTCGGGGCGCATCAGTCTCAGCGATCGCGTGACGATCAGCGAGCGCGCCTGGCGCACCGGCGGCTCCAAGATGTTCATCGAGGTCGGCAAGCAGGTCAGTCTAGAGGATCTGCTCAAGGGCATGATCATCCAGTCGGGCAATGATGCCAGCGTGGCCCTGGCCGAATACGTCTCGGGCAATGTCGAGTCCTTCGCCAATCTCATGAACGCCCATGCCAAGCGGCTTGGCATGACCAACAGTCATTTCACCAATCCCAATGGCCTGCCGGACCCGGAGCTCTATACGACGGCGCGCGACATGGCCCGGGTCGCCGCGGCCCTGATCCGCGAGTTCCCCGAGTACTATGCCTGGTACTCCACCCTTGAGTTCACCTACAACGGAATCACCCAGCAGAACCGCAACCCGCTGCTCAGACGCGACCCCACGGCCGACGGCATCAAGACCGGCTACACCAAGGCGGCCGGTTACTGTCTGATCGGCTCGGCCAAACGCGACGACATGCGCCTGATCTCGGTCGTGATGGGTGCGCCCACGCCCCGCGCGCGCGCTGAGGCCAGCCTGGCGCTGCTCAACTATGGCTTCCGGACCTACGAGAGTCACAAGCTCTATCCGGTCGGTCAGCCGATCCAGAACCTGCGTGTCTGGTTTGGCGAACAGGAAACGCTGCCGGCGGGTCCGGAACGCGACGTGGTCGCCACCATTCCGCGCGGCCAGTATGCCAAGCTCAGCGCGCGCATCGAGAAGACCTCGGACATGAACGCCCCCATCGCCCGGGGCGAGCGACTCGGTGATATCGTCGTCTTGATGGGCGAGGAGGAGATTACGCGCATTCCGCTCATCGCCCTCCAGGATCTGCCCAAGGGCGGTCTCTGGCGTCAGGTCAAGGACAGCGTGTTGCGGATGTTCTAG
- a CDS encoding YbeD family protein, with translation MSDPQQTLLTFPCRFALKVMGPSGRGLEAVVVEIVSRHAEGVDETAISVRESRGGQWIAVTLTFEAHSKHQLDAIYQELCAHELVAWAL, from the coding sequence ATGTCTGATCCACAGCAAACCCTGCTGACCTTTCCCTGCCGCTTTGCGCTCAAGGTCATGGGACCGTCCGGGCGCGGTCTGGAGGCGGTGGTGGTCGAGATCGTCAGCCGTCATGCCGAGGGCGTCGACGAGACGGCGATCTCGGTGCGCGAGAGCCGAGGGGGCCAATGGATTGCCGTCACCCTGACCTTCGAGGCCCACAGCAAACACCAGCTCGACGCCATCTATCAGGAACTCTGCGCCCACGAGCTGGTGGCCTGGGCGCTGTGA
- the lipB gene encoding lipoyl(octanoyl) transferase LipB, giving the protein MRAFTDTREADTPDELWLLEHPPVFTLGQAGCPEHLLAPGEIPVIQTDRGGQVTYHGPGQLVAYLLLDLHRAGIGIKRLVNRLEQAIIELLATHGVAAERRANAPGVYIAGSKIASLGLRVRHGCCYHGLALNVDLDLEPFGRINPCGYVGLTVTRLVDHAPGITLIETAQALGEILPRHLNRRD; this is encoded by the coding sequence ATGCGCGCCTTCACAGATACGCGCGAGGCGGATACGCCGGACGAACTCTGGCTGCTCGAACATCCGCCGGTCTTCACCCTCGGTCAGGCCGGATGTCCCGAGCATCTGCTCGCCCCTGGGGAGATTCCGGTGATCCAGACCGACCGCGGCGGGCAGGTCACCTATCATGGTCCGGGGCAACTCGTTGCCTATCTGCTGCTCGATCTGCACCGCGCGGGGATCGGCATCAAACGGCTGGTGAATCGACTGGAACAGGCGATCATCGAGCTGCTGGCCACGCACGGCGTCGCGGCCGAGCGGCGCGCCAATGCACCTGGCGTCTATATCGCCGGGTCCAAGATCGCGTCATTGGGTCTGCGCGTGCGTCATGGCTGCTGTTATCACGGTCTGGCGCTCAATGTCGACCTGGACCTGGAGCCCTTCGGTCGCATCAATCCCTGCGGCTATGTCGGACTGACCGTCACCCGGCTCGTCGATCACGCCCCAGGGATCACGCTCATCGAGACGGCTCAGGCGCTGGGCGAGATCCTGCCGCGACACCTGAACCGACGGGATTGA
- the cowN gene encoding N(2)-fixation sustaining protein CowN produces MRREFGLVVGSQVNHIRALFKHYGHREGLDLLDRIEDECCLSRPQSRRFRCRGRISPSA; encoded by the coding sequence CTGAGACGCGAATTTGGCCTCGTCGTCGGCAGTCAGGTCAACCATATCCGTGCCCTGTTCAAGCACTACGGACACCGCGAAGGGCTGGATCTGCTCGACCGGATCGAGGACGAGTGCTGCTTGAGTCGGCCTCAATCCCGTCGGTTCAGGTGTCGCGGCAGGATCTCGCCCAGCGCCTGA
- a CDS encoding ABC transporter substrate-binding protein produces MSSTLRLFVGAVLIVMNGLVMAGADRLQRIQTTQTLRVCIWPDYYGISFRHPKTLQLSGIDIDLAHELAHELGVKVEFVDSSFATLIEDVLGDRCDIAMFAIGITPARQQHLRFTQPHLASDIYAITTRTNRRIRDWSDIDQPGTVVAVAKGTLHEPIMREKLQYAELRVFDTPHAREQEVRSGRADVFMTDYPYSRRMLKHHDWARLVSPSASYHVTPYAWAMAPGDDAFYARVERFITTIKTDGRLLEAARRHGLEPIVVH; encoded by the coding sequence ATGTCGAGTACACTCAGGCTATTCGTCGGGGCAGTGCTGATCGTCATGAACGGCCTGGTCATGGCCGGCGCGGACCGTCTCCAGCGCATCCAGACCACCCAGACCCTGCGTGTCTGCATCTGGCCCGATTACTACGGCATCTCGTTTCGCCACCCCAAGACGCTCCAACTCTCGGGGATCGATATCGATCTGGCACACGAACTGGCCCATGAACTCGGAGTCAAGGTCGAATTCGTCGACAGCAGCTTCGCCACCCTGATCGAGGACGTGCTCGGCGACCGCTGCGACATCGCCATGTTCGCCATCGGCATTACCCCGGCGCGTCAGCAACACCTGCGCTTTACCCAACCGCATCTCGCCAGCGACATCTACGCCATCACCACCCGCACCAATCGGCGCATCCGCGACTGGTCCGACATCGACCAACCGGGCACCGTGGTCGCCGTGGCCAAGGGCACGTTGCACGAGCCGATCATGCGCGAAAAACTCCAGTACGCCGAACTGCGCGTGTTCGATACCCCCCATGCCCGCGAGCAGGAGGTTCGATCGGGACGGGCCGATGTCTTCATGACCGACTATCCTTACAGCCGACGTATGCTCAAACACCATGACTGGGCGCGGCTCGTCTCGCCGAGCGCAAGCTATCACGTCACGCCTTACGCCTGGGCCATGGCGCCTGGCGACGACGCCTTCTACGCTCGCGTCGAGCGTTTCATCACCACGATCAAGACCGATGGCCGACTCCTGGAGGCGGCGCGGCGTCACGGACTCGAACCCATCGTGGTGCATTGA
- a CDS encoding PAS domain-containing sensor histidine kinase, producing the protein MPHRESQRHGLILAALVLLASGWMAAFGITLWRLHAKAINDGFIAAQMHARHFEDSLTKTLQVIELGVGNLPPDQDLTDHSALAAYLTALLRPSPFLRSLSILTSEGRVIASSDARNLDLRIDLGGFYPDAGLAGTQLRIGRPWIGRDLANATPSTGDPPPPRSSSLVPVMYSFRLHEGTYWWLAALNPDDFIDHFSQGLPTEEGRVQLLRYDGLLLLSSSPDDIPGRYDQAGAVRAQLEHQEQGELEQTLTGNHRVLTAYRVSRLYPAVIAVHLDRRFIQRQWLGEVHRLSMIVVPILGALSVAILLLWLRSRHLEQQRAELERQRRLTSSVFEASSDAIMLTTPTGEILSTNPAFERMTGYSSAEVLGRNPRLLSSGLHDQAFYRALWDAVITYGHWRGEIVNRRKDGQLYTAILTIDAVRDEQGELKHYVGVTSDITERKRHEIELLAAKEHAERAARAKTTFLSTMSHELRTPMHGILGMTELLLESDLSERQRRQLDAVKRSAETLLAILADILDYTRMDAEQLQIQPGPCDPLRIVRDVMAVYAPQAEKKGLALVLDTHRPAPGCVVVDAGRLHQILDKLTANAVKFTHEGEVRLAAWLDTETGIDGRLWLVIDVTDTGIGIPVELHDCIFEPFVQADGSHTRRYGGTGLGLAIARRLAEALGATLSLESEPGRGSRFSLRIPVQPSTHRPDPSAESPPH; encoded by the coding sequence ATGCCGCACCGCGAATCACAGCGACACGGCCTGATCCTGGCCGCCCTGGTCTTATTGGCGAGCGGCTGGATGGCGGCCTTCGGCATTACGCTCTGGCGCTTGCATGCCAAGGCCATCAACGACGGTTTCATCGCGGCGCAGATGCACGCGCGCCACTTCGAGGACTCTCTGACCAAGACACTCCAGGTCATCGAGCTGGGCGTGGGCAATCTGCCGCCGGACCAGGATCTGACCGACCACAGCGCGCTCGCGGCCTATCTGACCGCATTGCTGCGTCCCTCGCCCTTTCTGCGTTCACTGTCGATCCTGACGTCGGAGGGACGGGTGATCGCCAGTTCGGACGCGCGCAACCTGGATCTGCGCATCGATCTGGGGGGGTTCTATCCGGATGCCGGTCTGGCCGGCACGCAATTGCGCATCGGTCGGCCCTGGATCGGACGGGATCTGGCGAACGCGACGCCGAGCACGGGTGATCCGCCGCCACCGCGTTCATCGAGTCTGGTGCCAGTCATGTACAGCTTTCGCCTCCATGAAGGGACCTACTGGTGGCTCGCCGCGCTCAACCCAGACGACTTCATCGACCATTTCAGCCAGGGGCTGCCGACCGAGGAAGGTCGCGTCCAGCTCCTACGCTACGACGGCCTGTTGCTACTCTCGTCCAGCCCTGACGACATCCCGGGACGATACGATCAGGCTGGCGCGGTGCGGGCCCAGCTCGAGCACCAAGAGCAGGGCGAGCTGGAACAGACACTCACTGGCAACCATCGGGTTCTGACGGCCTATCGGGTCTCGCGCCTCTACCCAGCCGTGATCGCCGTCCATCTCGACCGCCGGTTCATCCAGCGCCAATGGCTCGGCGAGGTGCACCGGCTGTCGATGATCGTCGTGCCGATCCTGGGGGCGCTCTCGGTCGCCATTCTCCTGCTGTGGTTACGAAGCCGGCATCTGGAACAGCAGCGCGCCGAGCTGGAGCGCCAGCGCCGGCTGACCTCCAGCGTCTTCGAGGCCAGCAGCGACGCCATCATGCTGACCACGCCCACAGGCGAGATCCTCTCGACCAATCCGGCCTTCGAGCGCATGACCGGCTACAGCAGCGCAGAGGTGCTGGGCCGTAATCCGCGCCTGCTCTCCTCTGGGCTACACGATCAGGCCTTCTATCGCGCCCTCTGGGACGCCGTCATCACCTATGGTCACTGGCGCGGCGAGATCGTCAACCGTCGCAAGGATGGCCAACTCTATACGGCGATCCTGACCATCGATGCCGTGCGCGACGAACAGGGCGAGCTCAAGCACTATGTCGGCGTCACCTCTGACATCACCGAACGCAAACGTCACGAGATCGAACTGCTGGCGGCCAAGGAGCACGCCGAGCGTGCCGCACGCGCCAAGACGACCTTCCTCTCGACCATGAGTCATGAGTTGCGCACGCCCATGCACGGCATCCTGGGCATGACCGAACTGCTGTTGGAATCGGACCTAAGCGAGCGCCAGCGTCGCCAGCTCGATGCCGTCAAGCGTTCCGCCGAGACGCTGCTGGCCATCCTAGCCGACATCCTGGATTACACCCGCATGGACGCCGAGCAACTCCAGATCCAGCCGGGCCCCTGCGATCCGCTCCGGATCGTGCGGGATGTCATGGCCGTCTATGCCCCCCAAGCCGAGAAAAAGGGACTGGCCCTCGTTCTAGACACCCACCGTCCAGCACCTGGATGCGTGGTCGTCGATGCGGGGCGCTTGCACCAAATACTCGACAAGCTGACAGCCAATGCCGTCAAATTCACCCACGAAGGCGAGGTCCGGCTTGCCGCCTGGCTCGACACCGAGACGGGCATCGATGGCCGTCTCTGGCTCGTCATCGATGTGACGGATACCGGGATTGGCATTCCGGTCGAGCTGCATGACTGCATCTTCGAGCCCTTCGTCCAGGCCGACGGCTCGCATACGCGCCGTTATGGCGGCACCGGGCTGGGTCTGGCCATCGCGCGTCGTCTGGCCGAGGCACTGGGCGCAACCCTGAGCCTAGAGAGCGAACCCGGACGGGGCAGCCGCTTTAGTCTGCGGATTCCGGTTCAGCCGTCGACGCATCGCCCTGATCCGTCTGCCGAATCTCCACCGCACTGA